The window acgagtatttatttttatagtattCAAATGATCACCCTCATGGAGAGCACTCTTTGATGAAACCACGCCTTCAGCCAGACTATTTAACGAATCAGTGAAATTCTTGACTTTTGTTTACAagatgtataaaattttttttttttatattttatttttctaaattttacaaGAAAATTGTGTGTCGAATTATTCGACTTTCATCGGTTCAGTGAATCACACGATAATCTtgttcttgtttttattttaacccaAATAGTACTTGAATTTCATGtgttgataaaacaattatttgtgtttgttaattgagagaaaaaaataatataattatggaAGAACAAGATAgtgaattatcaattgataaaaatatatcatcatcattaaaatttggAATAGATAGAATTTTATCAAGTGATTATCATCAAGACAAATCAACATGTCCAGATTTTACAGTTCAATATAAAAGCCAATATTGTAGTACAACTCCAGTATCAACACAATGTCTTTGTACTGGTAATTGTACAAGGTGTATTAATTACAGATGTTTTACAAATGGATCACATCTTTGTTTATCACCAGTAACATCAAATTACATGaatttacttgataaatatcaaaatttacatAGACCATCACCAGTAAGACCATTACCACGATGTGAGTATtcagtaataattaatattaaaaagaaaaattaatttatatacacaaaattaaaaaacaatttgtcaTTACGTCATAAATAAACATGAACATATGGACCACTGTCATGTTTCACTGATACCTACATGACAAGTAGGCCATAATATTTACGAATAAATGTGTATTCTTGTGTTTCCTGTCTGTGTTTAAACGACATCTTAAGTGCCACCAGTAGTTTACCAAAACTATAAACATTATTATGTAAATCTTTTCCCTCTTAacgttttgtattttaaaaaaataaatactaaaaaaacaatcacGAGATCATtgcatattaaaattttacgattgttaaatttaaattaaaagaaaacaaaaaaaacactcAGTAACACAAAATTaagaagataataaaaaaaaaatctattaataattaaaatgaataattgtctgagataaataaatatatattgtttgtgatgataatattattctttcaAATGACCACacagtattttaatttgtgtCCACATGTTGTTGTGTATACACTTATTCTTGTTCAAGCTATACATTCAACATGAAGTAAATTAaacagtaaaatatatatttcaatagaaCTTACTTGCAACGTTTGCCACCACATaattataactaaaatattttcatagctatttcaaatttaaataaaataaaaactcacaTATTGTTGGATCAATCAGCTTGGTTTGTCTGCATCCCCCATCATGGTATCAAATTTCCTCATTTTCCAATAaccaaaaatatttagaatattCAAGTGGTCCATTAAGAATGTTTATTCACTTGATGACTGAATATTCACagtgtttatttgtttatctaGTGCCTGTGACGACATCatcaagtggaaaaaatagaAGAGAAGGTGGAACCAGAAGAAAAAGATCCTGGTCGAGAGCAGTATTCAGTTCGTTGCAAAGAAAAGGCCTAGAAAGAAGATtttcaatacaaaaatatataacaaaaccAGACAGAAGACAACTTGCTGCTACTTTGGGTCTAACTGATGCAcaggtattttattaatttaattttaattaaataatgactCTATTTATTACCTGGACTGTTATGTTATTTTGTTGTGATAGGTCAAAGTCTGGTTCCAAAACAGACGGATGAAATGGCGTCATACAAAAGAGGGAGACAACACGACATCATCTCCTGCTGATTCAACCCAGCAGGATGCtccaaaaaatgatgatgataattccaAGTGTCTTGAAGATATACAAGACTCTGATGACAGTGTTGATGATGACACAGAGATAGAAGTTGAAATTTGATACTAAAAACACACAAACCActtgattatatattatttttttttatttcattttattttttttttgtcactataatgtaaataaatataaattttaattttattgttttaaaataattaattatataaataaattaataaaataataaatacaatattattaatttttagtttttttttttatttaaattggaGTTTATTTGATGGCGaaaaatttacctttttttatgATTGTAGATCAAAGTAAACTTGTATTGTTCAagcatttttaattacttgtttattatctatttgaaaatattatttataattattaataatgtttatttataatatatttgttattaattataagaGCACCAAGAGCACACACAACAGGACGCGTCCGGCGTCAGtaaaatgagaataaaaaaaaaaaaaaaatgcttatcattattattattttttttttcgtttaagcgggaaaatacaaaaattgtaatgggaatatgtaaaattaaaataaataataaacaaataattaaatttttttattcaacttgttaattaattattaattcttaattcaatttattttttgtttatttatatattaaattaaagttaaatagaataattaaaaa is drawn from Aphidius gifuensis isolate YNYX2018 linkage group LG3, ASM1490517v1, whole genome shotgun sequence and contains these coding sequences:
- the LOC122853104 gene encoding H2.0-like homeobox protein — encoded protein: MEEQDSELSIDKNISSSLKFGIDRILSSDYHQDKSTCPDFTVQYKSQYCSTTPVSTQCLCTGNCTRCINYRCFTNGSHLCLSPVTSNYMNLLDKYQNLHRPSPVRPLPRLPVTTSSSGKNRREGGTRRKRSWSRAVFSSLQRKGLERRFSIQKYITKPDRRQLAATLGLTDAQVKVWFQNRRMKWRHTKEGDNTTSSPADSTQQDAPKNDDDNSKCLEDIQDSDDSVDDDTEIEVEI